The genomic stretch tcagacgacaccaagtattaccatgtcgtcgcggcgctggactctgcttctacccgccggctgatgggactgctccggaacccgccgcctgctaacaagtatggagcgctgaaggagaacctgctgcggatttatcagctttcagacgaagagcgggctgatcgcctgttgtccctgaatggcttgggagatggtaaaccctccgagctgatggagcacatgctggctctgctcggcccgggcgacgcttcgtttctctttacgcatctgttcctgcaccagctcccccctcccgtacgcaccgcgctagccagctccgctctgatacgggccaaggattaccgcgggctagctgaagaggcggacaagattttgctggcatccaggcattccggtgtgcatgcacttttaccgagtgcggctctacaagggacggagactagagaagctggtgctgtggccgccgtcgcagagcgccggaggaaggagagcgtgctctgcttctatcatcgccggttcggagtgaaggcgaagcgctgcattccgccgtgtaccttccagcaccagggaaacgagagggccagtgctcactagcagctgtgtgcgctggcagctcggacaagctgctcttcattgaggacactgcttcgggacgccgtctgcttgtggactcgggtgctcagcgtagcatcatgccggcttcagctgcggacgccttgggacaatgtcacggacccctgctggacgcggcgaacggtacccccattcgcacatatggaatgaggttggtgactgtgtgtttcaagggacgtcagtttaactgggaatttgtgatagcgtctgtgtcagtacctatactcggcgctgatttcttgtgtgctttcaggttgttggtcgatgtagctaataggtgcttgatagatgctgtgtcttttgatacctacccctgtacacttggtagtcctggccccctgcccctcgctaacatgcttgccacaggtgatgagtaccagcgtttgcttgccgagtttcccaccctcacggttcccaccttctctgcagccgtagctaaacatggtgtggagcattacattaccactgtgggtccgccggtttttgcgcgtgcacgccgtctcgatgccgcgaagttagcgatagccagggaggagtttgcaaacatggagcgccttggtattgtgcgccgctcaaacagcccgtgggcgtccccgttgcacatggtccctaaagctgacggtgggtggcgcccttgtggggattttaggcgccttaataatgcgacgactaatgacaggtacccggttccccacattcaagatttttcagttcatcttgcgggggcaactattttttcaaaggtggatttggtgaggggataccatcaggttcctgtccatccgcgtgatgtgcccaagaccgcggttatcactccttttggccttttcgagtttttgcgaatgcccttcggtctgaagggcgcggcacagacgtttcagcgcctcatggactccgttttgcgtggtatgccatttttgttcgtctatctggatgacatactggttgccagcccttccgccgcggagcattcagtgcacctccgccagttgtttgagcgtctcagtgagcacggtttgattgtgaatccagctaaatgccagttcggtctgccggccatagagtttttgggacacctcgtttcgccccaaggggcgtttcccctgcccgctaaggtggaggcggtttctgcttttccgcgcccttcctcagtgaagcccctgcaggagtttttggggatggtgaacttttataaccgtttcatcccccgggctgctcacctcatccaccctctgtacaatgcacttaagggcaagaaaggcaaccaagagatagagtggacacctgagcgggtgcaggcatttgacagtgccaaagctgctcttgccaacgctgccctgctggcccacccgtctcccgaggcgcctgttgcccttacgaccgatgcctccgattttgcagtcggggccgtgtgcgaacaatgggtgggtggtgcttggcagcccctcgccttttttagcaggaagcttcgggatgcggagagaaagtacagtacgtttgacagggagctccttgccctttttctcgcgacgcgtcatttccggttcctgcttgagggccgtgactttaccgcttttgtagaccacaaacctctcacatttgccatggcaaaggtttcagaaccatggactgcacggcagcaacggcagctttctgctatttcagagtttaccactgacattcagcacgtcgccggcaagtgtaatcgggtggctgactgtctgtccagggcgcaggttagctctgtgcatttgggagtggactactctgccatggctgccgaccaacttacggatacggagattcaggcttttaaggtggccgagtccagtttgcgtttggaagatgtctcatttcaggatagtggcgtaaccctactttgcgacgtctcattgggcaggcctcgccccttggttcctgcttgctggcgtcggcgggtttttgaggcagttcattctctttcgcacccaggagttaaagcctcagttaagttggtaggggccaagtttgtgtggcccggcctccggaaagaggtcagggcgtgggcttcctcatgtgttgcttgtcagcgcgccaaagtgcaacgacacaccaaatcccctctggagcactttcccataccccagagaaggttcgaacatgtccatgtagacctggtaggtccatttcccccttcccggggtttcacccatctcctgacaatggtggacaggacgactcggtggcctgaagcagttcctttggcgtcaaccacctcagcagatgttgctcgtgcgttcgtctcctcctgggtatctcggtttggcgtaccgcttgacttgacatctgacaggggtcctcagttcacgtctgagctgtggactgctgtggcggagaaccttggcgtcagactccatcgcactaccgcgtaccacccgcaggccaatggcctttgcgagaggttccaccgtaccatgaaggctgccttacgggctgcgctggtggacagcagctgggttgaccgccttccttgggtcctgctgggcctgcgtgcgacacctaaggaggacctgcagtcttcttcagctgagctggtcctgggccagcctttgagggttccaggggaattccttcctggtgcatctgcttcgggggccgacaaaaggagcgggccggttttcccggggaatgataggtttttggccccagtagcggcgcatcactgccttccacagtcatatgtgccaaaggacctgatgtctgccaagtacatttttatccgccatgacgcgcaccgttctccacttcgacctccttatgatggtccattccgtgtgctagaggtgggacctaaggattttttggttgagctgggaggtagtcaggagcgggtttcggtggatcgccttaagcctgctcacatgtttccggatggtcctattgagttggcccaacctccgcgccgcggtcgtcctcctgtttctatgcctcacttggaggacctgcccccagctgctgttttttcccctgcgagggggcagtcttgccgtagtcggggctatgcccctccctcgttttcaccacctgtggtcgccaagcacagccgtagcggccgccttgttaaaccccctaggagatactcttgatgtggtattttatttttgctatgttgagttgaaaatggttgctgtttttattattgtattgtttgccattctgtgtgttcagggggggcctgtgtggtggccacatatatgcacatttcacaccagaatgccccaagctcttattgcgaagagagagaccggaatagatctggaaaaggcgggagagagaggcctggaataaaagggcttgactcctccttttgcaggcagttatattttgagttctagcttgttgtgagtttaccgccaataaagctgagactacatacctgctcgtgtctccttccaccgactcctacaagTTATTGTTTAGCTATTTTGGGTTGTCCACTCCTGGATGAATTTCTGATCTGGTCATTTATTTCTCGCTGTGAGGTTAGAGTACCTGCAGACGTACTCCTGAGCCTGGAGGATAAACTTTGCCTGTTTGGCTGAGATTCAGCTTCAGAGGACATTCCAGCTGCTTCCTTACTGGCTTTTTCCCACAGTGACTCCCTGCCTCATAAGAAAGGGAGTAATGGGCTGAACACAAACTAAAGAGCCAAATCTGTGGAATCTAACTGGCTGGCACCAGGAGGGTCATGGAGGGAAGCTCGATGGAAAAAACCCTGCAGGGCGTGTTTAATGATGGGCTCACATGGATGTGCTATACTGGAGCAGGACTACCTGTCCATGAGGTCCATGATCCAGCTCGCTCTCCCAGCACATCTCCACTGAGATCATAGAGGAGCTTTATCAGACTGCAAGACTCTGAAAActttcctcctttctttgtACAAACGTCAGTAATGTGAGGACTCATATTTCTCCTTCAGCATCTTCATCGTGTGTTCCTCTGTGTTATCTGACAGTTTGTCACCTGTTTCTTTACCTGAGCGGCTCAGATGAGATGATTTGATGAAACCATCCTCCTGCTCTCAACGTTTTACCTTCATCATTGTTCAAAAACATCTTTCAGTCTATCGGTGGTGCTGTGTGTTCATATCATCAACACCTCACTGGTATCTGGTCACGTCGCTGCTTCTCTGAAGGACGCTGTCATCCACCCACttttaaaaaagctgaattGAGCCTTCTCTTCAAAGCAGCCACAGACCAATCTCAAAATTACCGTTTCTCACTGAGATTTTAGAAAAGGTTGTTGCTAACAGCTCACAGCACAACTTACCATGACGATGTTCCCTGGTAAGAACTGAAAACCCAGgcttaaccctgaagttacctggataagaaATCCTGCTTCGTAGTGCAGGTCCCAGGGAGGAGGAAcccaaacaaactgcagcatcGACCTCATTACGCTCATTTCTAATGATGGACAGATGAAGCCTCATAAAGCCTTGAAGCTTTCCATTCAATGTGCTCAAAACAGGTTCATTTCTCGAGCCTTCTTGTGCACACATGGATGCAGCTCCATGTTCTCCATCATGGCTCCACCCACAGGCTGCGTGTTACAGTGGGTCAGACACGAGAGCAGTGTTTAGCTCATAGACACATATACTTTAGTGATGTTACATCAGGTACCAAAGCCCCGAGGACTGTGTCGAGCAAAGAGGGCGTGTCCAAATGAAGCCTGTTTCCAGGTCTGTTTCGTTTTACAGAACATTACGTGACTAAGACCAAATGAGGTCCCTGTTTTCTGAAATCACGTGACTTCCTTGAGTTGCTGAAAAAGCAGCAGGAAACAGAGGAAGTGTTCTGGGTGGGCTGAGGTGAGTCCGGTCCACTGTTATAGCAGCATGAACAGCACCTGTATCCTCACCTGTACACATTAGAACTTCAGTTTCAGCCCTGCAGCTTCAGTCCTCTGTAAGAGTGTTTTCCAAGGCTGGGGAAGGAATCGCCCGAGCCCCAACACTGTCACAATTATTTTTGTTCTTCAATATAAATCAATAGCACCCCCACCTCCATTCAAGCACTGTTtgtccacaaacacaccacacactgtctttataaaatactttattgataTACTACAACTGATCTATTGATACTTAGATATACCATGATCAGCATAGGTTTATTTAATCTGGTTTACAATACCTCAAATGGAGATTTTGACATCATAAATGCATAATTATGCTAAAAGATGTACATTTAACAAAGAGCAGGAATGCTGTACATAAAAtgtccagcaggtgtcagtATTCCTAAAGGAGCTGTTAAACAGAGCTTCATGTGATCAGGCTTTTGGCGAATCAGTTGGCCGGAAAGATTCAACACATTCACGGGGCCTCATCACACCATCACTAATATTTGCTCAAACTGATTCACTAATGTTTGCGACCCGCAGTTTACTGATAATTGCGCCGATATTTAACGCAGAAAAAAGTAGGTCTTGTTTTTGGAACAAACTGACTGCACATGCGTGTAGACAACTTATGTAACCTTCCCTAAAACTGACCGCAGCCAGGAGCCTGTTTGTTTCCTACATCTGGCCCCAAATCTTCTTTCCAGCAGCGCCTCTGCAGTGATTTAAACTGTGAGCTTCCCtctgcagctctcacacacataaacacactcagaAAACTACAACAACGTTGTGCTAACACTCACCCTGCCTCAGCTCAACTCCTGGTCCTGCTCTCTGACTCCAAACAGAGGTTTCTGACTGAAAACAGAGGTTTGCTCCTCCTCTAATTACAGGAACTCCCCAGAGCCCTCACATCCCGTCACAGTGCACTTCCTTCCTGAAGTCCACTCCTGACtccatcacagcagcagcaccacaatCTCCTGCTCAGACCATCcaacactgatgaggagcagcGGCCCAGCAACACTAACACTGCcacacagtttcagtggagggttttttcagttttgaggGTTTCAGCTGCCTCCTCTTAAATATGATGAAGCCAAAATGTTCACCTttaagaaacatgaaaaagggATAAGAAAATGCTGCCTGTGGTGATCACATGATCCTCAGTCTGCTCTGTAATCAGCTGAGAGCTCAAACAGTCTGATACGGCTGTGTGAACAGAAAAGGACCAACACTTTGTCCTCCACTGTTTACACACCACTTGCAGTCAGgataaagctgtgtgtgtgtgtgtgtgtgtgtgtgtgtgtgtgtgtgtgtgtgtgtgtgtgtgtgtgtgtgtgtgtgtgtgtgtgtgtgtgtgtgtgtttccagcttCCTGGTTGACTGTAGCACCACAGAAACGAGTCTCTCTCTCGTCATTGGACTTCTGAGCGATTTTAACCTCATTTGAAGGATTTCAGCAGCAGGTTTTGATGTGTCGGAGCTTCCAGACGGCCTTTAAACGCATCATGATGTAAGTGGCTGCAGTGACGCGGACTCAgacacctgcagcaggtgagcTGCTGCCAACAGGATGTCCTGCTGCTGCGCGGAGCTGCTGGATGGTAAAAATCAAAGGCGTGAATGTAACATCTGCTTTGATTACTCATTAATATTCAAACATCTGTTCATTTTCAATGAGTCACTGATCAAAGGGATTTAATGCAGTTTAAGTTAAACTGATTTACAGCATGTGGCAGCTTCATTTATAGTTatacagaaaattattactttATATTCTGCtattattaaatgtaatttaataatCATGTAGGATTCTGCTTTGCACATTCAGAGGTTTTTATCAGGTCAACTTTAAATAAAAGTGGCTGGGCGTgcacaggtcaaaggtcactgtgTGTCCATGTCCTGCTGCAGGGatcaggaaggaggaggaggaggagggcaggaGGAAGATGGACGTGTCTCTGCTCAGAGAAGAGTACAGGAGctccagagagaggaggaggaggcgcaCTCAGGTGCTGCTGTTCAGGACAGGTGAGAGGAAACGCTGCCTGTTTGATTTTTGACCAAAGCTTCTGAAACTCAGTGAAAATCAGCCCGTCAAGTTAAACTGATGCAAACAGGACTTCCtgtacacaataaaacaggcaGCATGTGTGCCTTTGTGAAGCTGGATAAATCACTTACTACAAAGTAGAATACTTTAAACCCCTCGACCACGCCTGCTGTGAGGAATGCAATTAGCTTCTTCTGCTGTTGTAAAatgtgagcttttattttgaagatggAGCATCATAACATCCTGCTGATGTGACTTTTGGAGGATTTCATCTGatggttgtgtttttattttcactgtaaAACTCGTTTATAACAGGTGAGTCAGTGAATACTGCAGTAACACAGCAGAGGGCGCTGTGTCTCTGAGAGCTAAACTTCACCTGCTGCTCACGTGGATGAACTCAGCTGAGAGAAGCACAgtgaagagctgctgctgtgttcagGTTTACTGGGAAATAACAGCAATAACATCTGCTGCTGAAAGCTTTCATTTTCTCACCTTCCTGAGCAGGAAACACTGATCAATCATGTGACCTGCTCTCAATAATCTCTGATAACTGAGCGTAAAACGTTTCgtgctgctgtttaaaaagCACAAATCTGATATTTTCACAGACAAATTCACGCCTGAGGAGCAGAGATTTTTCAGAATACTACTTCCTGTCAGGGTCGATCAGCTGATCGTGTCAGTCCTGGTCTCTCTCTGATGATTGGTCGGTCGTGTTTGCTGTCAGTAAGTCAGGATTTGGTTTCCTCACATTTTGACTTCCGTCTGTAGTGTCGGAGGAGCTGTCAGAGGCCGTCAGCATCGTCCCCGTTGCCCAGGGCCAGACGTCACCATGGGAACCAAACGGCACTACACCACCGGCTGTGACCTTTAACCCCGAACAAATGATCTGTGACCCCTGGCATGTCCACCTGGACCTGCACCGACGCTCCTGCCCAAGAATCATCACCCAGCTGCCAGCATCCTGCCCGGAAACATCCAGGTCAGTCGTTCTCTGTAGGAGGATTTCCATCAGTGATGTAACCCTGAGAGCTGAGGGCCGCCCCCCAGGACCTGCTGGAGGAACACAGAAGGACCTCTTTCTGCTGAGATCTCAGTTCCTTCATGTTTCTGTCCTCACAGTTtgttctctctgcttctctttggTGATTGTGAAGCTTCAGTTTGTAGAAAAACGTTCCAgcgctgctgttgttgtttcccTCTGCAGACGTTCCTGCTCGTCCTCCTCGGAGGCCGGCGGCTCCCAGCAAGAGTCCGGGTGCAGGAAGCTCTCCGGTTCTCTGAGCAGCTTCACAGAAACGTCTCCCTGCTGCACCTTCATCACCACACGAGAGGAAGAAGATCCAGACCCTGCATCCTTCAGAGGCTCCGAGATGGTTCAGGCTCTGCTTTCTCCTAACTcctctctgtgcactgtttcAGAGGGATGCTCCACCCCCATCACTGCCTCCATGGTGTCCTCACCCAGCACCTCCACCACCAACCTGCACCAGGACCAGGAGGAGAACCATTCTGCAGAGAAGAAGACCAGTAACAGTGTCCTGGAGGGAAGGAGCTCCAGGAAATTCTCAGCCCCGGCTCTCAGGTTAGCCAGGCAGCTGAGCGTAGGGGGGGCGGCATCATCCTCCCAGATCTACTACCCGTTCCCCAGCAGGAGGACGCCGAGGATCTCCGAGGCTGCCAGGAGGCTGGGGATGTACTCGACCTTCTGAGGAGGGCCGGGTTCAGCAGCGAGTCGTAGATGGGGAGCCCCACACGGACCAATCCGAATAAATCACAAGAACCAGAATCCGAGTTTTCCTCAGAGACCCGTCAGATGTTCAGCATCTCCTGACAGAGCCACAGATGTTTTTATACAGTTTGTATCTCTGCCTCTCCATCCTTCTCTGAGGATAATTATTAGCCACAGTTATAGATGCTGCTTTATGTCAGCGGGTCACTGAAGGTTCAGCAGCTCCATTTTAATCAGCAGACCTTCAGCTCTGTCATTGTTCTGCTTGTAAACGTCTTCCTGGGTCGTCTTCCATGAATCAGGGTTTCACAGCAATCACACACTGAATGAGTAAATCCCAAAATAACACAAACGCAGCGTGAAGCAGCTGCACTTCCTGttaaatctgtgaaaatgtGTTCATATCAGAAGAAACGTcttcatttcctctttgttcTTCGTCTCTCAGAGACCTAAAGGCAGGAGTGCTCACCTCTTTTTCTGTAGCTCTGACTTCCCTCTGCTCAGCattttaaatctcatttaaaaatcataaattttgtttttattgaacaCAAAATTATTCTGGTTTTGACAGAATCAAAGTGCTCACTACTGAGTGAGTAAAAAAACTTCTTATGTAGACAAAAATGTGTGTGACCATGAAAATTATCAATGCAATAAATGTTGAACCCCAGAGTTTGGATTTGTCTTAttagcagggttataatagtttgggattttacattattgtttaggtttagttagttttcagagtggttttgctcgtttttattagt from Archocentrus centrarchus isolate MPI-CPG fArcCen1 chromosome 20, fArcCen1, whole genome shotgun sequence encodes the following:
- the LOC115799343 gene encoding uncharacterized protein LOC115799343, with translation MSCCCAELLDGIRKEEEEEGRRKMDVSLLREEYRSSRERRRRRTQVLLFRTVSEELSEAVSIVPVAQGQTSPWEPNGTTPPAVTFNPEQMICDPWHVHLDLHRRSCPRIITQLPASCPETSRRSCSSSSEAGGSQQESGCRKLSGSLSSFTETSPCCTFITTREEEDPDPASFRGSEMVQALLSPNSSLCTVSEGCSTPITASMVSSPSTSTTNLHQDQEENHSAEKKTSNSVLEGRSSRKFSAPALRLARQLSVGGAASSSQIYYPFPSRRTPRISEAARRLGMYSTF